The stretch of DNA GACGGCGTAGATGGTCTCTCGTCGCACCGCCGCCTTCTTCGCCCTCTCGAGTCTGCTCTTCGGCGGCACGTTCGTCGCCGCGAAGGCCGGCCTCGCGTATTTCCCGCCGCTGCTGTTCGTGGCGCTTCGGTTCGACGTCGCGGCCGTCGTCATGCTGGCGTACGTCGGGCTGACGTCGTCGCGGTCCGAACTGCTCCCGCGGACCCGCGGCGACGTCGGCGGGATCCTCGCGACCGGGGTGCTCGCGATCGGCCTGACGAACGCCTTGCTGTTCGTCGGGCAAGGGTACGTCTCCAGCGCCGTCGCCTCGATCGTCTACAGTCTCAACCCCATCATGACGCCGGTGTTCGCCGCGCTCTTGCTCTCCGACGAGCGGCTCTCCCCCCGCGGCGTGGCGGGCATGGGACTCGGTCTGCTCGGCGTCGGCCTCGTGGTCAGTCCCGATCCCGCGAACCTGCTCGGCGGGGCCGTCGGCAAGGGAATCCTCTTCGTCGGCGCGATCGCCGCCGCGCTCGGCGCAGTACTGATCCGGCGTGCCGACAGCGACCTCTCGAGCACGGTCCGCGTCGCCTGGGGGCTGCCCTTCGCCGCGGCGCTGTGTCACCTGCTGGCCTGGACGGGCGGCGAATCGATGGCGGCGATCGCGTGGTCCACCGAGGCGGTCCTGGCGCTTGGCTACGTCAGCATCTTCGCGGGCGTCCTCGCGTACATCGCCTACTTCGGCCTCATCGACGCGGCCGGTGCGATCCGCGCGAACCTGATCTTCTACGTCGTGCCCGTCGTCTCGACGCTCGGCGGGTGGGCGCTGCTCGACGAGACGATCGACGCGCCGGCCGTCGCCGGCTTCCTGACCATCTTCGCCGGCTTCGCAGTGCTCGGGAGCAAATCCATCGACGTCCGTTCGCGGCTCCCGCGTCTGCCGGCCGACCCGCCGCTCTCCGACGACGAGTCGGCGGTCAGGGAGGAACCCCGCGGCTACCGCTCCGACTGACGGGGCGGCTCCGTTCCGAGCGGCTAGAACAGGGAGAGATCGCCGGTGACGCTATCGACGCGGTCGTCCGCCGCCGGCCCGACGGCCAGCGCGGTGACGGTCCCGGGCTCGAGTTGGGTGTGACCGGCGTCCCGGACGACGGCGGTGGGGATCCCGTCTCGCTCGGCGATCTCCGAGAGTTCGTAGAGTTGGCGCTCGCTCTCGCCTTTCAGGACGACTTTCTTCTGCCCGCCCTGCTTCCACTGGTCCCGCAACTGGCTGTCGGCCTTCTCGTAGGCCGACAGCGACGCGTGAGCGACCTGCGCGGCGAGCTTTCCCTGTCCCATGCCGATGTCGGTGCGGGCGACGATGGCCTGTTTCATGGACGACTCGAGAACGGGGACACCTTTAGCCGTACCTATGTCGGCGACGAGAGCACCACCGAACCGGTCCCGGGCTGTGACCGGTTCGGGATGGCTGATCGGCGGTCGAGCGGGTTCCGAACTGACGGCCGCGTCGGTCCGAGCTGACAACTGCGGTCCCGGCCGAGCCGAATCAGTGAACGATTTCGCTGTCCGGAAGGAGGTCCCGTTCCGTCCGTCTCGCCTCCGGCCCCGCTTCGACGAGGGACGGCTCGTCGACCGGGTCGGAAAACCGGTCGGGATCCGGCTCGACGCGCTCGAGCATCACGGAGAAGACCGATCCGCGGCGGCCGCCGGCCGAGACGATACCGCCGTACTGATGATCCTCGAACGAACTCTCGTCGGGGTCCGGGAACTCCTCGCGGATGATCTCCGCCGTCTCTCTGAGGTAGTCCGCCGCCTGCTGTTGGGAGTACAGACTTTCCTCGTAGTAGGTCTCGGCGTACTCGTCGAGCTCTTCCGAGGAGTGTTCCGGCGACTCGTAGCGAATCGACTTCCGCGTGGTGTACCCGCTCGCGAATCTGATGTTCATCGTGAAGCTGTCGGGGTAGCGGAGGATGAGGGGGGAAAACAGCATGTCCGTGATGGTGGTTCGCTGTTGGATTCGCCACGCCCCCTCGAAGTAGTACGCGGCGAGCGCGCCGATCCGATCGTCGCGCTCGCCGCGGTGGTACGCCATCGCGACCTCCTCGTAGTTGTCACCGGCGATCCGTCGGAGTCGCCGCTCGAAGCTCTCGGCGATGCGCTCCCGTTCCGCTTCGTAGGCGTCCAGCACCGATATTGCCGGATCAGCGAGCAACTCCGCCTTCCGCACTCGAGCGTCCGCCACGGTCATCATGTTCTCGTGAAAGATCCGCTCGGCCTCGTGATCGGACAACGGTATTCTGACCGCTCGCTGGTGCAGAACCCTCGTATCACCGTTGAACCGGTCCTGCTTCCCCTCCATGCGCCGCCTTTCGAGATGCGGGGTTATAATCGATTAGGCCGTCGAGAATGGACGTTCAGATCGGTAATAGGTTCCGGCAGTATCGGCTGCGGACGCTTCCGCATCCCGTCCCCACCTTCGAGAGGGGGCGCAACGAACCGAACCGTGCGATCCGTTCGCGGCCGCCGGACCGAACGTGGACCGAGGAATTTAGGGCCCCGTACTCGCTCCTACTCCGTATGATCCTCTCCGACGCGGACATCCTCGAGCGCCTCGAGGCCGGCGACCTCGTCGTCGATCCCCTCGACGACCCGGAACTGCAGATTCAGCCCGCGAGCGTCGACCTCCGGCTGGGACGGGAGTTCCTCGAGTTCCAGCGGACGAACATCCCCTGCATTCACCCGAACTCCGAGCAGGAGGTCGACGAGTACGTCACCGAAACAGTCGTCGACGACGGCGACGACTTCATTCTCCACCCGGGAGACTTCGTCCTCGGGACGACCCACGAGCGCGTCGAGATTCCGGCGGACCTGATCGCCCACGTCGAGGGCCGGTCGTCGCTGGGACGGCTCGCGGTCGTCGTCCACGCCACGGCCGGGCTGTGCGATCCCGGCTACCGCGGCCAGATCACGCTCGAACTCTCGAACCTCGGCTCCGCACCGGTCGCGCTCACGCCCGGCATGCGCATCTCGCAGCTCACGTTTACCGAGCTCAAAACGGCCGCGGAGCGGCCCTACGGGAGCGATCGCGGCTCGAAATATCAGGATCAGGACGGTCCCCAGGCCTCGCGCATCCAGAGCGACGACGAGTTCGGGGGCGATCAGCTCGAGCGCGAGGAGTGAACCGCCGGTCGGGAGTCAGTTCTCGAGCCGTTCGTCGCGGTGGGAACCGTCCGACCGATCTCTCCCGCAAACGACGACCGCCACGAGCAACTCGGTCGCCTCTCGAGCGCTCCCCCGCTCGCCCTGCCGACAGGCTGTTGCAGGCACCACCGCCTTGCCTCGAGTCGCGAAAGCTGCCGGTATGTGTGCCACGTTTACGGACGACGACGTCGACAAACCCGTCGAGAACAGCAACGGCGAGACGGTCGGGGTCGTCGCGGCGGTCGAGGGGGACGTCGTTCACGTCAGACCGGACCCGACGGTCGTCGATTCGGTCAAGTCCTCGCTCGGATGGGAGAAGGGCGCAGCGGAGATCGTCGCGTTCGATCGCAAATCGATACGGGA from Natrinema salaciae encodes:
- the pth2 gene encoding peptidyl-tRNA hydrolase Pth2 is translated as MKQAIVARTDIGMGQGKLAAQVAHASLSAYEKADSQLRDQWKQGGQKKVVLKGESERQLYELSEIAERDGIPTAVVRDAGHTQLEPGTVTALAVGPAADDRVDSVTGDLSLF
- the dcd gene encoding dCTP deaminase; protein product: MILSDADILERLEAGDLVVDPLDDPELQIQPASVDLRLGREFLEFQRTNIPCIHPNSEQEVDEYVTETVVDDGDDFILHPGDFVLGTTHERVEIPADLIAHVEGRSSLGRLAVVVHATAGLCDPGYRGQITLELSNLGSAPVALTPGMRISQLTFTELKTAAERPYGSDRGSKYQDQDGPQASRIQSDDEFGGDQLEREE
- a CDS encoding DMT family transporter gives rise to the protein MVSRRTAAFFALSSLLFGGTFVAAKAGLAYFPPLLFVALRFDVAAVVMLAYVGLTSSRSELLPRTRGDVGGILATGVLAIGLTNALLFVGQGYVSSAVASIVYSLNPIMTPVFAALLLSDERLSPRGVAGMGLGLLGVGLVVSPDPANLLGGAVGKGILFVGAIAAALGAVLIRRADSDLSSTVRVAWGLPFAAALCHLLAWTGGESMAAIAWSTEAVLALGYVSIFAGVLAYIAYFGLIDAAGAIRANLIFYVVPVVSTLGGWALLDETIDAPAVAGFLTIFAGFAVLGSKSIDVRSRLPRLPADPPLSDDESAVREEPRGYRSD